The proteins below come from a single Drosophila miranda strain MSH22 chromosome Y unlocalized genomic scaffold, D.miranda_PacBio2.1 Contig_Y1_pilon, whole genome shotgun sequence genomic window:
- the LOC117191807 gene encoding uncharacterized protein LOC117191807 isoform X1, translating into MIKPKDDSHIDWSQLALDLLLYDAVDRNITVSPELAKELLNMCFGLSCCVAGDAMDAVHGALAVAKACNRKYILKADLRMFNYICSRDSDSSGSPSTRGL; encoded by the exons ATGATTAAACCCAAGGATGACTCCCATATTGATTGGTCCCAGCTGGCCTTGGATCTGTTGCTGTACGATGCGGTGGACAGGAACATCACTGTGAGCCCGGAACTGGCCAAAGAATTGCTGAACATGTGCTTTG GACTCTCGTGTTGTGTTGCAGGTGATGCCATGGATGCGGTCCATGGGGCCCTGGCGGTGGCAAAAGCCTGCAACCGCAAGTACATCCTCAAGGCGGATCTGAGAATGTTCAATTACATCTGTAGCCGGGACAGCGACAGTTCGGGCAGCCCTTCAACGCGAGGCCTGTGA
- the LOC117191807 gene encoding uncharacterized protein LOC117191807 isoform X2, with translation MIKPKDDSHIDWSQLALDLLLYDAVDRNITVSPELAKELLNMCFGDAMDAVHGALAVAKACNRKYILKADLRMFNYICSRDSDSSGSPSTRGL, from the exons ATGATTAAACCCAAGGATGACTCCCATATTGATTGGTCCCAGCTGGCCTTGGATCTGTTGCTGTACGATGCGGTGGACAGGAACATCACTGTGAGCCCGGAACTGGCCAAAGAATTGCTGAACATGTGCTTTG GTGATGCCATGGATGCGGTCCATGGGGCCCTGGCGGTGGCAAAAGCCTGCAACCGCAAGTACATCCTCAAGGCGGATCTGAGAATGTTCAATTACATCTGTAGCCGGGACAGCGACAGTTCGGGCAGCCCTTCAACGCGAGGCCTGTGA